AGGAACTGCCGGAGATCTGGCGCGAGCTGACCGATGCGGGCTTTGAGACGGGCCACGCTTACGGAAAGTCTTTGCGTACGGTGAAGTCCTGTGTCGGCAGTACCTGGTGTCGCTTCGGGGTGCAGGACAGTGTGGGCATGGCGCTCACCGTGGAGAACCGCTACAAGGGCCTGCGTTCGCCACACAAGATCAAGATGGCGGTTTCCGGTTGTACCCGTGAGTGTGCAGAGGCACAAAGTAAAGATATTGGGGTGATCGCGACGGAAAACGGCTGGAACCTGTACGTTTGTGGCAACGGCGGTATGCGTCCGCGCCATGCGGACCTGTTTGCTACAGATCTGGACGATGTGACTCTGATTAAATATATCGATCGGGTGTTGATGTTCTATGTGCGCACGGCCGACAAGCTGCAGCGTACTTCGGTGTGGATGGAGAACCTGGAAGGGGGTCTGGATTACCTGCGTGAGGTAGTCATCGAAGACAAGCTGGGTATCTGCGAAGAACTGGAACGCCAGATGGGCAATGTGGTTGGCACCTACCAGTGTGAATGGAAAACCGCGATCAACGACCCGGAGATGCTGAAGCGCTTCCGCCAGTTTGTGAACACCGACGAGAAAGACGAGAAGATCGTGTTCGTGGAAGAGCGCAAGCAACGTCGCCCGGCCACTGAAGAAGAAATCGTCAAGATTGCTGAGCCGGCTTAGGGGCTTTTGTAGCCCGGTGGCGGTGGAGCACCGGGTGTAAAGTTTCAGGACCACTGTAAACCCATCCCTGGGCGTTGCGGCGCAAACTTCCTGTTTGCGACGCTCCTGAAACTTTACACCCGGCACTCCACCTTCACATCTACCTTCTGCGTGTAGCGCGCTAATAGTGAGTTAATGATTTTTCACCACCCTACTCTTTCCATTCCTAAGTGGAGAACCAGAATGAGCGAAGTTGCCATAACCCGCGCCGAGTGGCTGCAAGTCTGCAAGCGATCAGATCTTGTAGCCAATTCCGGAGTATGCGCTCTTGTGGGCGGTCGTCAGATTGCCCTGTTTTTTTTACCCGACCAGGAACCCCAGCTGTACGCCATAGACAACTGGGACCCTATTGCCAACGCCGGCGTTATCGGCCGCGGCTTGGTTGCGGAGATCAACGGTGACCTGACCGTGGCATCGCCGCTGTACAAGCAACACTACCGACTGACCGACGGCCAGTGCCTGGAAGAGGAAGACATTCAGCTGGATACCTTTCCCATTGCCTTTGAAGGCGATGACGTGTTGATTCAGGTCGGTTAATACAACGCACATAAACAAGCAGTCGACGATGGCATTAACAGAACTGTTCAGCGCCCGCAGGTCCTGCACTACCTGCCCTTATTGCGGGGTGGGGTGTGGGGTGGCGGCGACGCGGGAGTCCAGTCCGGCCTCGGGTGAGGAGGTAATCCGAATTCAGGGGGACACGCAGCATCCGGCAAATTTTGGAAAGCTGTGCGTCAAGGGCTCTTCCCTGGCGGATACGCTCGGTGACCATGGGCGGCTGTTAAAGCCGAAGTTGCACGGCGAGGAGTGTGATTGGGATACGGCAATGGAATTTGCCGCGTCCAGGCTGCGTGCGACCATCGATGAGCACGGACCGGATTCTGTGGCGTTTTACCTGTCCGGCCAGTTGCTGACAGAAGACTATTACGTGGCCAACAAGCTGATGAAAGGGTTTATCGGCACGGCCAACGTCGATACCAATTCTCGCCTGTGTATGTCCTCTGCCGTAGCCGCCTACAAACGCGCGTTTGGCGCCGACGCGGTGCCCTGCAATTACGAGGATCTGGACGAGGCGGAGTTGGTGGTACTGATCGGCTCAAATGCCGCTTGGACCCATCCGATTCTGTTCCAACGCATGCAGGCAGCCAATGCCAAGCTGGTGGTGGTCGACCCTCGCAGCAGTGCTACTACGGAAATGGCGGATCTGCATCTGGCGATTA
This Microbulbifer sp. Q7 DNA region includes the following protein-coding sequences:
- the nirD gene encoding nitrite reductase small subunit NirD; its protein translation is MSEVAITRAEWLQVCKRSDLVANSGVCALVGGRQIALFFLPDQEPQLYAIDNWDPIANAGVIGRGLVAEINGDLTVASPLYKQHYRLTDGQCLEEEDIQLDTFPIAFEGDDVLIQVG